In Ferroplasma sp., a single window of DNA contains:
- a CDS encoding DDE-type integrase/transposase/recombinase — MKLNNKKLKYIINQKKKGVSSAELAAIYRVSTGYINKIYYNYINYGKTELYSPGRKTKVIDEYTEELIIGIRNTHPLSGPMAIENCLMESGIKVSHNIIYRVLLKYNMVDQSINRKKQRKYVKHERKHSNTLWHIDWSNYSDKERLIIIEDDASRFIVGFRIYEEETIGNTVETLVHAIGLYGKSLEILTDHGTQFFSNGKNGIHGDHNKFQEYLDNNNIKHILGRVDHPQTNGKLERLNGTVKPLKPYFSTWEEVIYYYNYRRRHMSLSIDGRPVVTPAMAYEEKGGKLNVKEQ, encoded by the coding sequence GTGAAGTTAAACAATAAGAAATTAAAATACATAATAAATCAGAAAAAGAAAGGAGTATCATCTGCTGAATTAGCAGCAATATACAGGGTAAGTACAGGATATATCAATAAGATCTATTACAATTACATCAACTACGGTAAAACAGAGTTATACAGTCCTGGAAGGAAGACAAAGGTTATAGATGAATATACTGAGGAACTCATAATAGGTATAAGAAATACCCATCCACTGTCAGGGCCTATGGCAATAGAGAACTGCCTTATGGAATCAGGAATTAAAGTATCCCACAATATTATATACAGGGTATTGTTGAAATATAATATGGTAGACCAGAGTATTAACAGGAAAAAGCAGAGGAAGTATGTAAAGCATGAGAGGAAGCACAGCAATACACTGTGGCATATTGACTGGTCTAATTACAGTGATAAAGAGAGGCTAATCATCATAGAGGATGATGCTTCAAGGTTCATAGTGGGATTTAGAATATATGAAGAGGAAACAATAGGCAATACAGTAGAAACACTGGTGCATGCAATAGGGTTATACGGTAAATCATTAGAAATATTAACAGACCATGGTACACAGTTCTTTTCAAATGGAAAGAATGGTATACATGGAGACCATAATAAGTTCCAGGAATACCTTGATAATAACAATATAAAGCATATATTAGGAAGGGTGGATCATCCACAGACCAATGGGAAGTTAGAGAGGTTGAATGGTACAGTAAAGCCATTGAAGCCATACTTCTCCACCTGGGAGGAGGTAATATATTACTATAATTATAGGAGAAGGCATATGTCATTATCCATAGATGGAAGGCCGGTTGTAACACCTGCCATGGCATATGAAGAAAAGGGAGGTAAGTTAAATGTTAAGGAACAATAG
- a CDS encoding transposase gives MVKLRAYTGVVPVTKQSGRYNTSSHISKSGNSIIRHTLYLSTISAIRFNPVVKRYYCRKKEAGMSGNELIISCSNKLLNIIYSVLKNNQEFKDPEARN, from the coding sequence GTGGTAAAATTAAGGGCATATACAGGAGTGGTCCCTGTAACTAAACAATCAGGCAGATATAATACATCATCACACATATCTAAGAGTGGCAATTCTATAATAAGGCATACATTATACCTTTCAACTATATCAGCAATAAGGTTTAATCCTGTTGTCAAGAGGTATTATTGCCGTAAAAAGGAAGCAGGAATGAGTGGAAACGAACTAATAATATCCTGTTCCAATAAATTATTGAATATCATATATTCCGTATTGAAGAACAATCAGGAATTTAAGGATCCTGAAGCAAGAAATTAA
- a CDS encoding transposase: MLLNSIETKIIKKSRIRKNKTDKIDSEAIARYPIISGNNTVNMFNYPELKEYANTYFRINKKITAVKNALIRDLDLLYPGMPSIIDINAKYLNEIISNIDNIKNGNYKIKYIDTGKNAILSISGNNSNAVKI, translated from the coding sequence TTGCTGTTAAACTCAATAGAGACAAAAATAATAAAGAAATCAAGAATAAGGAAGAACAAGACCGATAAAATAGATTCAGAAGCTATAGCAAGGTATCCTATAATATCAGGGAATAATACTGTTAATATGTTTAATTATCCTGAATTAAAGGAATATGCAAATACATATTTCAGGATAAATAAGAAGATAACAGCAGTTAAGAATGCCTTAATCAGGGATTTAGATTTACTGTATCCGGGAATGCCATCAATAATAGATATAAATGCAAAGTACCTTAATGAAATAATAAGCAATATTGATAATATAAAGAATGGCAATTATAAAATAAAGTACATAGATACAGGAAAGAATGCAATACTGAGCATATCAGGCAATAACAGCAATGCAGTAAAAATATGA
- a CDS encoding transposase, which yields MIYIGIDIAKRKFDYCIIDSDLNRIRSGIISNNSNGFNEMLNIIGNYGNARIGMESTNIYHLNLYKLFNWP from the coding sequence ATGATATATATTGGAATAGACATAGCCAAGAGAAAGTTTGATTACTGCATTATAGACAGTGATTTAAACAGGATAAGGTCTGGCATTATATCAAACAACAGTAATGGCTTTAATGAGATGTTAAACATTATAGGAAACTATGGCAATGCAAGGATAGGAATGGAATCAACTAACATATACCATTTAAATTTATACAAGCTTTTTAATTGGCCATAA
- a CDS encoding AMP-binding protein — MEFLDFYREFINSDTAVKNQMLGNLKTMEGSTDINFVTDVFEQLFAKLEKDAVIYVNTTTGMEKRISYREFVKNYNKFINFLRSNGIKKGSNIYIMAGPVPEQWTVMMDALKAGYTVIPTAPNLTEYELNFRFSQDPPDVIISDENSASKLEKSLKGKPLLIIVGHRKGWNSFEDVDKMPPDAEGERLSTEDIFVKYFTSGTTGMPKAVRHSAILYPLGQLSTLTAIGIKSDYIHCNLSSPGWAKFAWSSFFAPLCAGATVLSIDYSGRLDSAAYLRLIYKYNVNSFCAPPTAWRQFLSLKDVDVSLGNLRETVSAGEPLNGEIINRWKNRYGTLIRDFYGQSESTAMLANLSGNKLIPGSMGLPLGSYNIALVDDEMNEITEPDTIGNMAVKDYRGTFGLFLGYSDSDKNSQVFINNYYLTGDRAYRDAQGYYYFVSRSDDVIKTSDYRVGPFEVESAIIKNEAVLESAVIGVPDPMKYEKIKAFIVLKEGYNPDIETAKYIHETVKSFLPYYKQPRIIEFTEELPKTISGKIKRHELREIEQERRNNNVAVDHEFRL, encoded by the coding sequence ATGGAATTTCTGGATTTTTACCGTGAATTTATAAATTCTGACACAGCCGTGAAAAATCAGATGCTGGGCAACCTGAAAACCATGGAAGGAAGCACTGACATAAATTTTGTTACAGATGTTTTTGAGCAGCTTTTCGCTAAACTGGAGAAAGATGCAGTTATATATGTAAACACCACCACAGGAATGGAGAAAAGAATTTCCTACAGGGAATTCGTAAAGAATTATAATAAATTCATTAACTTTCTTCGGTCTAATGGAATAAAGAAAGGCTCTAACATATACATAATGGCAGGGCCTGTACCGGAACAGTGGACTGTCATGATGGATGCATTGAAGGCAGGCTATACTGTTATACCTACCGCACCGAACCTGACTGAGTATGAACTGAATTTCCGTTTCTCACAGGACCCTCCGGATGTAATAATCTCAGATGAGAACAGTGCCTCAAAGCTGGAAAAGTCACTTAAGGGGAAACCACTCCTCATTATTGTAGGGCATAGAAAGGGGTGGAATAGCTTTGAAGATGTTGATAAAATGCCACCGGATGCTGAGGGAGAAAGGCTTTCCACTGAAGACATATTCGTAAAATATTTCACCTCCGGTACTACTGGAATGCCCAAGGCAGTAAGGCACAGTGCGATATTGTATCCACTGGGGCAGCTGAGCACCCTAACAGCTATCGGAATAAAAAGCGATTACATACACTGCAATCTCAGTTCCCCTGGATGGGCAAAATTTGCCTGGAGTTCATTCTTTGCGCCGCTATGCGCCGGTGCAACAGTGCTTTCCATAGATTATTCAGGGAGGCTGGATTCAGCCGCATATCTGAGGCTCATATACAAATACAATGTAAACTCCTTCTGTGCACCTCCCACAGCATGGAGGCAGTTCCTTTCCCTAAAGGACGTAGATGTCTCACTGGGCAATCTCAGGGAGACTGTCAGTGCAGGAGAACCATTAAATGGGGAGATCATCAACAGATGGAAGAATCGATACGGAACCTTAATAAGGGATTTCTACGGGCAGAGCGAATCTACCGCAATGCTGGCAAACCTCTCAGGAAATAAATTAATTCCCGGTTCCATGGGGCTTCCACTTGGCTCCTATAACATAGCCCTGGTTGACGATGAAATGAATGAAATAACTGAACCGGATACCATAGGCAACATGGCAGTGAAAGATTACAGGGGCACATTCGGTCTTTTCCTGGGCTACTCAGACAGCGATAAAAACAGCCAGGTATTTATTAATAATTATTACCTCACTGGTGACCGGGCCTACAGGGATGCCCAGGGCTATTATTACTTTGTGAGCAGATCGGATGATGTCATAAAAACCTCCGATTACCGTGTTGGCCCATTTGAGGTTGAAAGTGCCATAATAAAAAATGAAGCTGTTCTTGAATCTGCTGTCATAGGTGTCCCTGACCCGATGAAATATGAAAAAATAAAAGCCTTCATTGTCCTGAAAGAGGGATACAACCCGGATATTGAAACAGCAAAATACATACATGAAACTGTAAAATCATTCCTGCCATACTATAAACAGCCAAGGATCATAGAATTTACTGAGGAACTTCCCAAAACAATCAGTGGAAAGATAAAGCGCCATGAGCTCAGGGAAATAGAGCAGGAAAGAAGGAATAACAATGTGGCAGTGGATCATGAGTTCAGGCTTTGA
- a CDS encoding amino acid permease — translation MNNSEVSNSNANQKLKKSLSSVDIFLISFSGMVGSGWLLGVLAGPAYAGPGAILTWVVAGVFFIILALVFSELGTLFPYSGSLVRFNEFSHGPVSNFYLGWAYMIGAIATPPVEAAALTGFLSSYIPGIYNSTISLLTPAGVGLALALLAIFIIIQYVGVNIFGKSNAIMTWFKMAAIILTIIFVFAFIFHAKNFFALPHGFLPYGSSSIFAAMVPAGVIFSYEGFRQGLDYAGETKNPKRSVPLGMIGAMLAAMATYILLQIAFIGAINWKAAGVPVGDWSALLSSTWSANPFYYAFNSTNVYLLVGFSIFLIIVAVISSAATLGVYVGSSARSLFGMARMNYIPDFFGRIHPRFRTPWISLVVTFIIGAMFLLPFPSWYALVGINSSFTVFAYLAAGITNTSLRKTAPDMERPYKTPFLTVMAPLGFVIASLLVYFSGWSIVSLLLLIVDGGFPIFILSNYGRKTFGISLKTASLFSLVYWIIFILIGIVYALSLLPFFEYFAVFSAVIIVTPLVLYRLSGGKALLHLRASIWVVVYSILLGTMSYYGSLGINIIPYPYDYIIFAIMSLAIYFIAINTGYHTDKLKEYQATGGVTDE, via the coding sequence ATGAATAATTCAGAGGTTTCCAATAGCAATGCAAATCAGAAATTGAAGAAATCATTATCCTCTGTGGATATATTTCTTATCAGCTTCAGTGGAATGGTGGGGTCCGGGTGGCTTCTCGGGGTTCTGGCCGGCCCAGCATATGCAGGGCCTGGAGCCATACTCACATGGGTTGTTGCAGGTGTATTTTTCATTATACTTGCACTGGTATTCAGCGAGCTGGGCACACTTTTCCCATACAGTGGCTCGCTGGTACGTTTCAATGAGTTTTCCCACGGCCCGGTCAGCAATTTCTACCTTGGATGGGCTTATATGATCGGGGCAATAGCAACACCACCGGTTGAGGCAGCTGCACTGACAGGGTTCCTGAGCAGCTATATACCGGGAATATACAATTCAACCATATCACTCCTGACACCAGCAGGCGTTGGCCTCGCACTGGCCCTCCTTGCCATATTTATTATAATCCAGTACGTAGGTGTCAATATATTCGGAAAATCCAACGCTATCATGACATGGTTTAAGATGGCAGCAATTATCCTTACAATAATATTCGTATTTGCCTTCATATTCCACGCAAAGAACTTCTTTGCACTGCCTCACGGATTCCTTCCGTATGGTTCATCCTCCATATTCGCTGCTATGGTGCCTGCAGGCGTAATATTCTCATATGAGGGTTTCAGGCAGGGGCTTGATTATGCAGGAGAAACCAAAAATCCCAAAAGGTCTGTGCCCCTTGGCATGATAGGAGCCATGCTTGCGGCCATGGCAACGTACATACTGCTTCAGATAGCCTTTATAGGTGCCATAAACTGGAAAGCCGCAGGAGTTCCTGTTGGCGACTGGAGCGCCCTTCTTTCCTCAACATGGTCTGCAAACCCATTTTATTATGCGTTCAATTCAACCAATGTTTATCTCCTTGTGGGATTTTCTATATTCCTGATTATAGTTGCGGTAATATCATCTGCAGCAACCCTGGGGGTTTATGTAGGTTCATCGGCAAGGTCCCTTTTCGGCATGGCCAGGATGAACTATATACCTGATTTCTTCGGAAGGATACATCCCCGGTTCAGGACACCATGGATATCCCTGGTGGTAACCTTCATAATAGGTGCAATGTTCCTGCTTCCATTCCCCAGCTGGTATGCCCTTGTTGGAATAAACTCATCGTTCACTGTATTTGCATATCTGGCTGCGGGAATTACAAATACCTCACTGAGAAAGACGGCGCCTGATATGGAGAGGCCTTATAAAACGCCATTTCTCACAGTAATGGCCCCCCTGGGATTTGTTATTGCCTCTTTGCTGGTATACTTCTCAGGATGGAGCATAGTCTCCCTTCTTCTTTTAATAGTGGATGGGGGATTTCCCATATTCATCCTGAGCAACTATGGCAGGAAAACATTCGGGATTTCACTTAAAACAGCATCTCTTTTCTCACTGGTATACTGGATAATCTTCATACTCATAGGCATTGTATATGCACTTTCCCTCCTTCCATTCTTTGAGTACTTCGCTGTATTTTCTGCTGTAATTATAGTTACTCCACTTGTGCTGTACAGGTTATCAGGCGGGAAAGCATTGCTGCATTTAAGGGCCTCAATATGGGTTGTGGTATACAGCATCCTGCTGGGCACAATGTCCTATTACGGCTCCCTTGGAATAAATATAATACCCTATCCCTACGATTATATCATATTTGCAATAATGAGCCTTGCAATATATTTCATTGCAATAAATACCGGATACCACACCGATAAGCTGAAGGAGTACCAGGCAACAGGTGGGGTTACCGACGAATAA
- the lysA gene encoding diaminopimelate decarboxylase, translated as MQSMTLSSNYPELSPKYDFYSDIPVTYLAKKYGTPMIAYSMKRLQDNISRLKYAFLNSQIKIHYAVKANYNPYIVSRIIKNSVGIDAANLNEAKLAIQLGSHASDIIATPNNLSGRELLELSKLNIAINFDHEGQMQLIKDSLPETVSFRINPGIGMGEFAGITTAGHNVKFGISPEDAIKAYASARKYGAKRFGIHMMTGSNVLDPEFFKESTERFFSIATKISDSLGIEFSFLDIGGGFGVPYNLYTEPLDIDKTAGYIKDNFLKYRNRGYFKGSDLIIEPGRYIISDAAILISEITSMKNSDHRIIGLDTGMNTMIRIPLYGAHHEIKISGYSDQDYNTIFDVVGQVCENTDYLTHDILLPEAHIGDLAIILNAGAYVSSMASNYNLLGSPAEVAIERGKDKLIRKHSTLDTMLHGFLM; from the coding sequence ATGCAGAGTATGACTTTATCATCAAATTATCCAGAACTGTCCCCTAAATATGATTTTTACTCTGATATACCAGTAACATATTTAGCTAAAAAATACGGAACGCCGATGATTGCTTATAGCATGAAAAGATTGCAGGATAATATATCAAGATTGAAATATGCCTTCTTAAATTCCCAGATTAAAATTCATTACGCAGTAAAGGCAAATTACAATCCATACATAGTTTCCAGAATAATTAAAAATAGCGTGGGGATAGATGCGGCAAACCTAAATGAGGCAAAACTTGCTATTCAGCTAGGGTCTCATGCATCAGACATTATAGCCACGCCCAACAATCTCTCCGGAAGAGAACTTCTGGAGCTATCAAAATTAAATATAGCCATAAACTTCGACCACGAGGGGCAAATGCAGCTCATAAAGGATAGCCTGCCTGAAACTGTTTCCTTCAGGATAAATCCCGGCATTGGCATGGGAGAATTTGCCGGAATTACAACAGCAGGACATAATGTAAAATTTGGAATTTCTCCGGAAGATGCAATTAAGGCATATGCATCTGCAAGAAAATACGGTGCGAAAAGATTCGGCATTCATATGATGACAGGATCCAATGTCCTTGACCCTGAATTTTTTAAGGAATCCACCGAAAGATTTTTTTCAATTGCAACGAAGATATCAGATTCCCTTGGAATTGAATTTTCCTTTCTCGACATAGGGGGTGGATTCGGCGTACCATATAATTTGTATACTGAACCCCTGGATATTGATAAAACTGCCGGTTACATAAAAGATAATTTCTTAAAATACAGGAATAGAGGATATTTTAAGGGTTCCGACCTTATAATTGAACCAGGGAGGTACATAATCTCTGATGCGGCCATACTCATTTCTGAAATAACATCTATGAAAAACTCTGATCACAGAATCATTGGCCTGGATACAGGCATGAACACAATGATCAGGATACCGCTATACGGGGCCCATCATGAGATTAAGATATCCGGATACAGTGATCAGGATTACAATACCATATTCGATGTTGTGGGACAGGTATGTGAGAACACAGATTATCTTACACATGATATTTTACTTCCAGAGGCACATATAGGTGACCTGGCAATAATACTAAATGCCGGTGCCTACGTCTCTTCTATGGCATCCAACTACAACCTTCTGGGCAGCCCAGCAGAGGTTGCCATAGAGCGAGGGAAGGATAAACTCATAAGAAAACACAGCACGCTGGACACCATGCTCCATGGATTCCTGATGTAA
- a CDS encoding ABC transporter substrate-binding protein — MSQQYKTAAMDLDNILSHFNYNATEMKVMSYPGQALVVNSKDNVSINTMVPYAYLLQDIAGWWGDIVEPSYVDAHGGVTYNTTNSYLDANGVIGSGPYIISSVGKGFSTIVLKANPNYWVDGHNSSVPAIAQPAHIKTVVIKYGLSHADRLEDFDRGISQISTIAPTSFKQMIDGYHIAADRNSSLVKSYKTVGNFYISMNVHDAYTNNTHFREALYDALNYSAELAVYDNNYNGTPEAYEELGPLSPVYGTAYYNPNHYPLPTQNLTAAVQNLTLAGNEMHFYVKLPNGTKIGDTSGTALTHTFHLTGISPFNTVETSELTIAVDSFAKIGLAFTTTGVTESTVSGWTNASATPHFVDLGWLPDYPDPIGQQLIPVYDTADGGAFGGNDAWVNNTTLNHIFTYLDFVNTTVQQHDMYNVQNLTYDQYAYMWVPMPNDVFFVAPDVHGFVFNSITSSYFYNMMTVSGKLTSSVGFMSIYTLVANIEMAITDMAPKF; from the coding sequence ATGTCCCAGCAGTACAAGACAGCAGCCATGGACCTTGACAATATACTATCACATTTCAATTACAATGCAACTGAAATGAAGGTAATGTCATATCCGGGGCAGGCACTTGTTGTCAACTCAAAGGACAATGTATCAATAAACACCATGGTTCCATATGCTTACCTCCTGCAGGATATAGCAGGATGGTGGGGAGACATAGTGGAACCCAGCTACGTGGATGCACACGGCGGGGTTACATACAATACTACAAACTCATACCTTGATGCAAACGGCGTAATAGGTTCCGGGCCATATATAATATCCAGCGTTGGAAAAGGTTTCTCAACCATAGTGCTGAAGGCAAACCCCAACTACTGGGTAGATGGCCATAACAGCAGCGTTCCTGCAATAGCACAGCCTGCACACATAAAGACAGTGGTAATAAAGTACGGACTATCTCATGCTGACAGGCTGGAAGACTTCGACAGGGGGATATCACAGATATCCACAATAGCCCCAACATCGTTCAAGCAGATGATAGATGGTTACCACATAGCAGCTGACAGGAATAGCTCACTCGTGAAGTCATATAAAACAGTAGGAAACTTCTACATATCAATGAACGTGCATGATGCATATACAAATAACACCCATTTCAGGGAGGCACTGTATGATGCACTGAACTATTCGGCTGAGCTTGCCGTATATGACAATAACTATAACGGCACACCAGAGGCTTATGAGGAGCTTGGCCCATTATCACCAGTATATGGAACAGCATATTATAATCCAAATCATTATCCACTACCAACACAGAATTTAACAGCGGCTGTACAGAACTTGACATTGGCAGGAAATGAAATGCATTTCTATGTTAAACTACCCAACGGCACGAAAATAGGTGATACATCAGGTACGGCTCTTACACACACATTCCACTTAACTGGTATATCGCCTTTCAATACTGTAGAGACATCCGAACTGACTATTGCAGTTGATTCTTTTGCGAAAATAGGTTTAGCGTTTACAACAACAGGTGTGACTGAATCAACTGTAAGTGGATGGACAAACGCATCAGCAACGCCTCATTTTGTAGACCTTGGTTGGTTACCTGATTATCCAGACCCAATAGGACAACAGTTAATACCTGTATATGATACAGCTGACGGAGGAGCATTTGGAGGTAATGATGCATGGGTAAACAATACAACATTAAATCACATATTTACCTATCTTGATTTCGTAAATACAACAGTACAGCAACATGATATGTACAATGTTCAGAATTTAACATACGATCAGTACGCATATATGTGGGTCCCAATGCCCAACGATGTATTCTTTGTAGCTCCAGATGTACATGGATTTGTATTCAACTCCATAACCTCATCATACTTCTACAATATGATGACCGTTAGCGGAAAGCTTACCAGCTCTGTGGGCTTTATGAGCATATACACACTGGTGGCAAACATAGAGATGGCCATAACCGATATGGCTCCCAAATTTTAA
- a CDS encoding ABC transporter substrate-binding protein: MKNSLKVVIVVIVAIILIGTAFLVLYHPTEQFTDTAQTAAPEQLDPATGFFTTNGPLFSAVFNTLVEFNGSSTSVVPVLANHVYNPNDKNYTFDIRSYANFSNGQQLNASSVWFSFERGIIMG; encoded by the coding sequence ATGAAAAATAGTTTGAAGGTAGTAATAGTAGTTATAGTGGCTATTATTCTGATCGGAACCGCATTTTTGGTGTTATACCATCCGACAGAACAGTTCACTGATACAGCTCAGACGGCAGCCCCGGAGCAATTGGATCCGGCAACAGGTTTCTTTACAACTAATGGACCTCTATTCTCAGCGGTGTTTAATACTTTAGTTGAGTTCAACGGAAGCTCAACAAGCGTTGTCCCTGTTTTAGCCAACCATGTTTATAATCCAAATGACAAAAACTATACTTTTGACATAAGGTCGTATGCAAACTTCAGCAATGGACAGCAGTTGAATGCATCCTCAGTATGGTTCTCATTTGAAAGGGGAATAATAATGGGCTAG
- a CDS encoding glycosyltransferase produces the protein MNNPVMVQICHGKIYPPYISAYALRANNLLKGYNTTIVSTGGMIIKDNIKDNVKEYRSILTTLYAIVKGNRYLEIALSRGQFVRGRYIESVKSIISKSDIVVLEGPWQYSLFKDSLKGKFIVYDAHNAESLLRKNNKYYEYTLNLEKDIVNSSDLILTVSPRDMDYFTKTFNAKNIYLATHILGNRVFQWNGENSRNIVFIGSIYGPNIEAVNFILSIARELSEFQFSIIGNVNLHRFPHVPGNVKFHGMIDEAEKNKILSSSFLALNPVFEGGGRNVKMVDYIMHGIPIITTEIGARGFSEYNIKDAFIIDGGKNYVSIIKQIASNREALKSMSRSVEELRSEMLEKEGDGDASGIIMGEYSKWKALKEKI, from the coding sequence ATGAATAACCCTGTTATGGTTCAGATATGCCATGGAAAAATTTACCCTCCGTATATTTCAGCATATGCCCTCAGGGCAAACAATCTTTTAAAAGGTTATAACACAACCATCGTATCCACAGGGGGAATGATAATAAAGGATAATATTAAAGATAACGTAAAAGAGTACAGGTCAATACTCACCACCCTTTATGCAATTGTAAAGGGCAACAGGTATCTTGAAATCGCTTTATCCAGAGGCCAGTTTGTCAGGGGAAGGTACATAGAATCTGTAAAATCAATAATATCTAAATCGGATATAGTTGTACTGGAAGGCCCATGGCAGTATTCGCTCTTTAAGGATTCCCTAAAAGGAAAATTTATAGTATACGATGCCCATAATGCAGAGTCTCTCCTAAGAAAAAATAACAAATATTACGAATATACACTAAACCTTGAAAAAGACATTGTAAATTCTTCTGATTTAATTCTAACAGTATCCCCAAGGGATATGGATTACTTTACTAAAACCTTCAATGCAAAAAACATCTATCTTGCAACACATATACTGGGAAACAGGGTGTTTCAATGGAATGGAGAAAATTCAAGGAACATTGTCTTTATAGGTTCTATCTACGGCCCAAACATAGAGGCTGTTAATTTTATACTGTCCATAGCCAGGGAGCTTTCTGAATTCCAGTTCAGCATAATTGGAAACGTAAACCTGCACAGATTTCCCCATGTCCCTGGCAATGTAAAATTCCATGGAATGATTGATGAGGCTGAAAAGAATAAAATCCTGTCGTCCAGCTTTCTGGCCCTGAATCCAGTATTTGAGGGTGGAGGTAGAAATGTAAAAATGGTAGACTACATAATGCATGGCATACCTATTATTACAACAGAAATAGGGGCCAGGGGATTTTCTGAATATAACATAAAGGATGCATTTATTATTGATGGCGGTAAAAATTACGTTTCGATTATTAAGCAAATTGCTTCAAACAGGGAAGCTCTGAAATCAATGTCCAGGTCCGTTGAAGAACTGAGGTCCGAAATGCTGGAAAAAGAGGGTGATGGAGATGCTTCTGGAATAATTATGGGGGAGTACAGCAAATGGAAGGCTTTAAAAGAGAAAATATAA